A window of bacterium contains these coding sequences:
- a CDS encoding lysophospholipid acyltransferase family protein → MVYSLSRMITRAVLRWWFGFRVDGREHEPAMGPVIVVSNHRSDLDPLVVGSALRRRVTFMAKQELFRVPGVRWWISACGAFPVRRGEADRQALRTALKILADGGVLVMFPEGTRAFGRELRPPEPGAALLALRTGAALLPVAITGTDEVLPRGAHRLRRGTIRVRIGEHIPVAGVDGNGAKAGREEINLLGRRYMSALAALLA, encoded by the coding sequence GTGGTCTATAGCCTGTCCAGGATGATTACCCGCGCCGTGCTGCGGTGGTGGTTCGGGTTCCGCGTGGACGGGCGGGAACACGAGCCCGCGATGGGTCCGGTGATCGTCGTCAGCAACCACCGCAGCGATCTGGACCCCCTCGTCGTCGGCTCGGCGCTGCGCCGCCGCGTCACGTTCATGGCAAAGCAGGAGCTGTTCCGGGTGCCCGGTGTGCGCTGGTGGATCAGCGCGTGCGGCGCGTTTCCCGTGCGCCGGGGGGAGGCCGATCGACAGGCCCTACGCACGGCGCTCAAGATTCTCGCCGACGGGGGGGTCCTGGTGATGTTCCCGGAGGGCACCCGCGCGTTTGGCCGGGAGCTTCGCCCGCCCGAACCCGGTGCCGCGCTGCTCGCGCTCCGCACGGGCGCAGCCCTGTTGCCGGTCGCCATCACCGGCACGGACGAGGTGCTCCCCCGCGGGGCACACCGGCTTCGACGCGGCACGATCCGGGTGCGGATCGGCGAGCACATCCCGGTCGCCGGCGTCGACGGCAACGGGGCGAAGGCGGGACGGGAGGAGATTAATTTGTTGGGGCGCCGCTACATGTCGGCGCTCGCCGCGCTCCTCGCGTGA
- the cmk gene encoding (d)CMP kinase → MATSSEIAVAIDGPMGSGKSTVAREVARRLGFRYVDTGAMYRAVAVAALRRGVSMDDPAALATVAREIGLGVETGSDGSTQVTVDGEDVTDDLRTVAVNRVVGKVAGVPEVRAVLGDLQRALGTSGGVVMDGRDIGSVILPGAQVKVYLTASLDARARRRQAEMAAAGEMVSIEDVRRIAHEDDRAATTRTVGPLRVAPDAVVIDSTDLSVEQVVDRIFALAERVRGL, encoded by the coding sequence GTGGCGACGAGCTCCGAGATCGCGGTGGCGATCGACGGCCCGATGGGATCTGGCAAGAGCACCGTGGCGCGCGAGGTGGCGCGGCGCCTCGGCTTTCGATACGTGGACACCGGAGCGATGTACCGCGCAGTGGCGGTTGCGGCCCTCCGCCGCGGCGTTTCTATGGACGACCCCGCGGCGCTCGCCACCGTGGCCCGTGAGATCGGCCTCGGCGTCGAGACCGGGTCCGATGGGAGCACCCAAGTCACCGTGGACGGTGAGGACGTCACCGACGATCTTCGGACCGTGGCGGTGAACCGGGTCGTCGGAAAGGTCGCCGGCGTTCCGGAGGTGCGCGCCGTGCTAGGGGACCTCCAGCGCGCGCTCGGCACGTCCGGGGGAGTGGTCATGGATGGACGCGACATCGGATCGGTGATTCTCCCGGGTGCGCAGGTCAAAGTGTATCTCACCGCCTCGCTCGATGCCCGGGCGCGCCGCCGGCAGGCGGAGATGGCGGCGGCCGGAGAGATGGTCTCGATTGAGGACGTCCGCCGGATCGCGCACGAGGACGACCGGGCGGCGACCACGCGCACGGTGGGGCCGTTGCGGGTGGCGCCGGACGCCGTCGTGATCGACAGCACTGATCTGAGCGTCGAGCAGGTCGTGGACCGCATCTTCGCACTCGCGGAGCGCGTTCGTGGTCTATAG
- a CDS encoding glycosyltransferase family 39 protein: protein MPRLPRPVLVGLLALLALRLVIAAALPLGDDEAYYWDWSRHLAPGYVDHPPAIALLIWAARHLTANPGLAVHGVAAVLSFVTSLAVYALARDVLGRPEAAAWAVVVFNVVPVFAGGAVLAAPDAPLGLCWVLALLWAWRAVHRPGRAVWAAAGLWTGLALQSKYTAVFLPLSIGAWLALHPTHRRWWRHWEPYGALALAVAVFAPVVWWNAAHHWISFAIDVGRPGWSGRGNFPTFVGLELVYLGPLMLPALLWALAVAARRGLAGDDAWLFLAAAGIPVIVTMFAVSVFGEAKGHWAAPGYVTATIALAGLATERPWRVRRAAWRGTAVAVLVSTLLITALIYAIPAIGPALLPPHLDPTVDYVGWPAASREIVAAGARGARGPYFITSDRYQVMAQFDLYTNDRYTTTTITGEDQYGVWAAWPALRGQDGLFVTDGRYAIQVDLREGCRALEPAPPVPVSRGGTVVRTLGLVWCRGFLGHPIPPLHLRTR, encoded by the coding sequence ATGCCCCGCCTGCCCCGCCCTGTGCTCGTCGGTCTCCTGGCGCTGCTCGCCCTCCGCCTGGTGATCGCTGCCGCACTCCCGCTTGGCGACGACGAAGCGTATTACTGGGACTGGTCCCGACACCTCGCCCCAGGTTACGTCGACCACCCGCCAGCGATCGCGCTGCTGATCTGGGCCGCACGACACTTGACCGCGAACCCAGGCCTCGCGGTCCACGGGGTCGCGGCGGTGCTATCGTTCGTCACGTCACTGGCCGTGTACGCCCTGGCGCGCGATGTGCTCGGCCGGCCGGAGGCGGCCGCCTGGGCAGTCGTTGTGTTCAACGTCGTGCCCGTCTTCGCCGGCGGTGCGGTGCTCGCGGCACCCGACGCGCCACTCGGGCTGTGCTGGGTGCTTGCGTTGCTCTGGGCGTGGCGGGCCGTGCATCGGCCTGGGCGGGCGGTGTGGGCCGCGGCCGGCTTGTGGACGGGGCTCGCCCTGCAGAGCAAGTACACGGCCGTGTTCCTTCCCCTGTCCATCGGGGCGTGGCTCGCCCTCCACCCCACCCATCGCCGCTGGTGGCGGCACTGGGAGCCATACGGGGCGCTAGCGCTCGCGGTCGCCGTTTTCGCCCCGGTCGTGTGGTGGAACGCCGCGCACCACTGGATCTCGTTTGCGATCGACGTCGGCCGGCCAGGCTGGTCGGGTCGCGGCAACTTCCCGACGTTCGTCGGGTTGGAGCTCGTTTACCTCGGACCGCTCATGCTCCCCGCGCTGCTTTGGGCACTCGCGGTGGCCGCGCGGCGTGGCCTCGCCGGAGACGACGCGTGGCTGTTTCTGGCCGCGGCAGGCATCCCGGTCATTGTCACCATGTTCGCGGTCAGCGTGTTCGGCGAGGCGAAGGGGCACTGGGCGGCCCCCGGATACGTAACCGCGACGATCGCGCTTGCGGGCCTCGCGACGGAACGGCCGTGGCGGGTCCGGCGCGCGGCATGGCGCGGCACCGCCGTCGCCGTGCTCGTCTCCACGCTACTGATCACCGCGTTGATCTATGCGATCCCGGCGATCGGTCCGGCCCTCCTGCCGCCTCACCTGGATCCCACCGTGGACTACGTGGGATGGCCGGCGGCCAGCCGTGAGATCGTCGCGGCCGGTGCCCGCGGCGCCCGCGGTCCCTACTTTATCACCAGCGACCGCTATCAAGTGATGGCGCAGTTCGATCTCTACACGAACGACCGATACACGACCACCACCATCACTGGCGAAGATCAGTACGGCGTCTGGGCGGCGTGGCCGGCGCTTCGCGGACAAGACGGCCTGTTCGTCACCGACGGACGGTACGCGATCCAGGTGGACCTGCGAGAGGGGTGTCGCGCGCTCGAACCTGCGCCGCCGGTACCGGTGAGTCGAGGCGGAACCGTCGTGCGCACCCTCGGGTTGGTGTGGTGCCGCGGATTTCTCGGGCACCCCATCCCGCCGCTCCACCTACGCACGCGCTAG
- a CDS encoding PspC domain-containing protein — MGRKLYRSREDYWIAGVCGGLGRYFAVDSNPIRLGFVLLAAWNGLGVLLYLVTVLIVPEAPLPERPDVPGAAPPPSERGDDRRLRMLGWLLVLGGVYLLLRNLRLFLPIVQDQVFPVVLILGGLVLLLLRSGSRRD; from the coding sequence GTGGGGCGGAAGCTCTACCGGTCGCGTGAGGACTACTGGATCGCCGGGGTCTGTGGCGGGCTCGGGCGGTACTTCGCAGTGGACAGCAACCCGATCCGGTTGGGATTTGTGCTGCTGGCGGCCTGGAACGGTCTCGGGGTGTTGCTGTACCTCGTGACGGTGCTGATCGTCCCGGAGGCGCCGCTGCCAGAACGTCCGGACGTCCCCGGCGCGGCCCCACCCCCGAGCGAGCGGGGGGACGACCGGCGGCTCCGCATGCTCGGCTGGCTGCTCGTGTTGGGCGGCGTCTATCTGCTGCTTCGAAACCTGCGGCTCTTCCTTCCCATCGTCCAGGATCAGGTGTTCCCGGTGGTGCTCATCCTCGGCGGTCTGGTGCTCCTGCTGCTGCGATCGGGTTCTCGGCGGGACTGA